A window of the Henckelia pumila isolate YLH828 chromosome 3, ASM3356847v2, whole genome shotgun sequence genome harbors these coding sequences:
- the LOC140888505 gene encoding uncharacterized protein: protein MVSKTKQASFPSNLERTVASVLLLLSSLPPKDMIDEFSSPESFENSRVSVSKSSNGSWSSETSVDEEPSALTFVPRFHHEIKVARKKRSKSIWISDDLKLTSSKPTSSDCASDITSADASSCLSSNTSIQSFSTESKAIKKVRKPGVSSHMGNQAEAILRILSKGSASEVKIRQLLGDSPSTSKALRMLLKQDEVKRYGAGGRVDPYIYKIT, encoded by the exons ATGGTCTCGAAGACAAAACAAGCTTCATTTCCTTCGAATCTCGAACGAACAGTCGCCTCCGTCCTCCTCCTCCTCTCCTCCCTTCCCCCCAA AGATATGATCGATGAATTCAGCAGTCCAGAAAGCTTCGAGAATTCTAGAGTTTCCGTCTCGAAATCAAGTAACGGATCGTGGAGTTCAGAGACGAGTGTGGACGAAGAACCGTCTGCGCTCACATTTGTGCCTCGGTTTCATCATGAGATTAAG GTAGCACGAAAGAAACGTTCAAAGAGCATCTGGATATCCGATGACCTAAAACTGACTTCCAGCAAGCCAACATCATCCGACTGTGCTTCAGACATAACATCAGCCGATGCTTCATCGTGCTTGTCAAGTAACACAAGCATTCAGAGTTTCAGTACTGAAAGTAAAGCCATCAAGAAGGTGAGGAAGCCAGGTGTTTCTAGTCATATGGGAAACCAAGCTGAGGCCATACTGAGAATCTTGTCTAAAGGGAGTGCTTCTGAAGTGAAAATTCGCCAGTTGCTCGGTGACAGCCCCTCCACCAGCAAAGCCCTGAGAAT GTTGCTGAAACAAGATGAAGTAAAGAGATATGGAGCTGGAGGTCGCGTAGATCCTTATATTTACAAG ATAACATGA